ttctaggcgattttttgctcatacatagtttttctttttaggaatgtttttttgcaaatctgatgaaaagctgaaaaattCAAGTCTGGCAACACTGGCTCCGGAATGGAAATGGTGGGGGAAGTATAGTAGCCGAATCGAACCGTATACAGAACGAAAAGGCACATGGCACGGACACGAGCGAGACAGGCGATAGTAGTGTTTATTCGcgactataaaaaaaatcggtcggtCTGTTTTGGTCATCATTCGTCGTTTGAACAGCATCACAGTGGTAGCTACTACTGTAGAGCAGCATTTTCGCGACATGGCCCGTACGAAACAGACCGCCCGCAAGTCCACCGGAGGGaaagctccccgcaagcagttggcaacgaaggctgcccgtaaaagtgccccagctacgggtggcgttaagaagccccatCGCTACCGACCAGGAACCGTCGCGCTACGAGAAATTCGTCGCTATCAGAAGTCGACAGAGCTACTAATCCGCAAGCTgcccttccagcgtctggttcgtgagatcgcgcaggacttcaaaaccgatctgcgcttccagagctcagccgtcatggcccttcaagaagccagcgaggcttacctggttggtttgttcgaggataccaatctgtgcgctatccatgccaagcgagtgaccatcatgccgaaagacatccaactggctcgccggatccgtggggagcgggcctaaatttggtgtgtgcccagaacgaaaaaaaaaaaacagcaacaaacggtccttttcaggaccaaccaATCATATTTTACTAAGAATTATTAGCAGAAATTTTCCGTTTCCCTCCAAAAATGCTCAGGCACCTGCATggctgtgtgtgtgcgtgtgttagAAAGCACGCGGATGGGGGGATTTTTTGCCAGCACCACCTCGTACCGATCGACAGTAGTAGCGTGTGCAAAACAGAGGACCCATTGAGGGAAAACTTGCGCGGCCGATTTGTGATTTAGCACCAATTCGATGAGTGAGAACTTTTGAGAGATAAGAGTGCGGGGTTAAATGAAATCGTCAATGCCatgataattattattaagtgTCTGACGAGCATTGCAAAGAAACTTGTGCAATGCTCACAGAAATGTACGTTGATGATTATCggagtgaaaatcaaattaactctttttatcagaagaaaatagtcgccctgaaaagggcggTTTTTTCGGCTAGAAAGGAGCGGGATTTAGGTTGCTGCGGAGGCCCTCTTTTCAGTCTTCTTCGGCAGCAGAACGGCCTGTATGTTAGGCAACACGCCACCCTGGGCAATGGTCACgccggagagcagtttgtttagctcttcgtcatttcgaatggccagctgcagaTGACGGGGGATGATTCTGGTCTTTTTGTTATCGCGGGCAGCGTTTCCTGCCAGCTCCAGTACTTCGGCGGCAAGATATTCCATTACAGCTGCCAAGTATACTGGTGCTCCGGCACCGACACGTTCAGCATAATTTCCCTTCCTCAGCAGACGGTGAATTCGGCCAACAGGGAACTGGAGACCGGCACGAACTGAGCGGGATTTTGGCTTTCCCTTCGCTTTTCCTCCTTTACCGCGTGCAGACATTGTCGTAGGTTTATGCGTGTGTAGTCACGTAGACAATACGAGTAACACTGATGCCACTCGCGCACACAGCACCCCTTGTTATGCATTCGCTtcattgcacatcgttcgccaaaggggcggagtagcgaacgaacgaaacgcgctaaacacaaaaaaggacgaaccTTCGTCTCGCTACACGATCGTATATAAGCGATATGTAGTGATTTTTGCTACCAAGACCATTCTCGTTTTTGCATCGGAAGAGTTAAGACGTGATTGTTTTTGGTCTTACGGTTAGTTTTCGCGAAGTGATGTCTAAACGCAAACGGCGTTCGGGTGGCTCGAAGGCGAGCCCGAAATCGAACCCAAAACGGAAAAACGCAATGAGCAGCCCTCAAGTGCCTGGAAATTCGGGCAGCAAACCGGTTGGTGAAATGATGTCAGTGCATTCAGCACAAACGAATCGTATTAGTGTTATCAGCAGTCGTGCCCAAACTGCAACGAACGTGAGCGATTTGGACGGCTTTGGTGGTCCAATGGAGGATCAGCAAGAGGCAGAAATTGCAGTGAAATTGCCGCCGCTGGTGGTAAAATCGATCCCGCTCGCCGCGCTGAAAAAGCAGCTGGCGGAAATTGGTGTAAAAGCAGAGTACAAACTAAGTGGCGTCGGTATAAAAACAGTTGTACATACAAAAAGTGACTATCAGAATGCCCGGAATTATCTAAATAGAGTTGGTGCAGAATATTTTTCACATgattttgcatcggaaaaaCCATTCAAAGCAGTAGTGCGCGGTCTTCCATTTATGGCAATCAGTGAAATTGAACTTGAACTAAAAGAACGGTACAAATTGCAGCCGCTGGGCGTCTTTCGCATGGcgcgaaaagaaaagaaaatggcGTATCGTGATTGCTTGTATCTTGTGCATTTTCAAAAGGGTACAGTATCGCTAAATGCATTGAAAGCTGTGCGTTCACTGTCGAGTATGGTGGTTCGCTGGGAGGCCTACCGAGGCACAAATCGTGATATCACTCAGTGCATGTGCTGTTTAAATTTCGAACACGGCACACGTAATTGCCACATTAAACCGCGGTGTAATTATTGTGCACAAGCTCACCTTACTACGGAGTGTCCGATTGAGGGTGCAGTGGCTTTTAAGTGTGTTCACTGTGGGAAGGGGCACCGCTCGACCGATAAACAGTGCAGTAAGCGTGAAGAATATAAAAGCATACGTAAAGATGCATCGCAAAAACACCAGCCGGGCCGAAAACCGAACAAAGAAGTGATTTTTAGTGAAAGTGATTTCCCATCGTTACTGCCAAGTCAACGTAAGAATGGAGTACCAGCATCGCAGGCACAGTGGCAGCAGCAGCCACAGCAGCTACGCCAGCAAGCGGAGAAATATCAGCAGCAGCATTCATCGTCAATTTCAAAGCAGCAACCGGCATCTGTTCGGCAAGCGTGGCAGCCGACGTCGGCCGAAGTGGTAGCTTCGTCATCGCCAAACATATTCCTGCCTCAGGTGAGTCCCAATCAATGTTCCCCTCAATTGGACCAACAACTTCCGCCCAAATTTACTGCCGCACAATTAATGCCTATATTTGTGGAAATGTGTGAAAAATTGCAACAATGCCAAAATAGGCAGGAACAAATTTGCGTACTGGGACAGTTTGTGATTCAATATGCTTGTTAATCCTCTGCAATTGATTCTTTGGAACGCCCGCGGATTACTGCGGAAACGAattgaacttggtgaatttcTGGATCGGCAAGGAATAGACATTGCCGTTCTAACCGAAACAAATCTGAAACCCGGGATAAATTTTAGCATCCCAGGATTTTCTACTGTGCGCATGGATCGAACCCACTCGGGCGGAGGTGGTGTAGCTTTgatcataaaaaataatatcaaatatATAATCCAACCACATTACCAAACATCAATTATCGAGACTGTTGGTGTTGAATTGGAAGGCGATATGGGAAAGTTTCTCGTGATAGCTGCATATTGCCCATTCCAGTGTTATGAAACCAATGGGAATGCAAGGAAGTTTAAAAATGACCTCCAAAAATTGTCGAGATCCCGGAAAAAATTCATAATAGCTGGTGACTTTAACGCTAGACACGAAACATGGAAAAATCACCGTAGAAATCAAAATGGTCGCCTTCTTTTCGAAGACTCTCTGACTGGACACTATACAATTCATGCCCCCGACGAACCAACTTTTCTATCTCCAGCTGGAATCTCGTCAACACTGGACATTTTCTTGTCAAACATGAATGAGATTTCCCACCCAAACACAATACAGGACTTAAGCTCTGATCACTTTCCGGTTTCACTTCAAATTGGTGAGAACATACGAGTAAGGGAACGAATTATTAGAAAGGATTATCATAATGTAAACTGGGTTGAGTTTCAACGCCGGGTGGATCGTGAACTAATTGATGATATTGCTTTAAATTCAACGGAAGACATCGACCTAGccattgaaaattttcagctggCATTGACGCAGGCGGAAGCTCAGTGCGTTAGAAATATTCCAGTGACTGGTAAAATTCTGCAGATCGACACAATGACCAAGGCCATTATCAGGCAACGCAACAAAGTAAGACGCCAGTTTCAACGGACAGGAGATTTGGCCAAAAAATATGTGGCAGGAGGACTATCGAAAATAATTGCTGAAAGGAtagaacaaattaaaaataacaatttcaGCAACGAGCTGCGTAAACTTGATCCATACTCGCGCCCGTTCTGGAAAGTCTCCAAAATCTTGAAGTCCAAACCGCAACAAATTCCACCGTTGAAATCAAATAACATTACCATGATTACACCAGTGGAAAAGGCTAATGCTATTGGGGAGCATATCCTTAGCTCACACAATCTAGGCAATTCGATGGTTAGCCCCATGGAACAAGCTGTTCGAGAAACAATCCTCactttgcaagctacgccatgCTATGTTCCCACTAATAGGAAAATTACTAGCGAACAGGTAACATCTGCACTGAAAATTTGCAAGAATATGAAGGCACCTGGTTTCGACGCGATACTAAATCTCATGCTGAAAAAGCTCAGTACCAACGCCCATGCCTGTATAGCACGAATACTGAACAGATGTTTGGATCTTCACTACTTTCCATCGGCATGGAAAACAGCGAAAGTTGTGCCGATACTGAAGCCTGGTAAGGACCCCACCAGCCCTTCTAGCTATCGCCCCATCAGCTTACTGTCGTCCTTCAGTAAATTGTTCGAAAGGTTAATCTTGGATAGAGTTCTACAGCACATTGAGATGAACAACATTCTGCTTCCGGAACAATTCGGTTTTCGTAAAGGCCACTCGACAACGCAACAGCTTCAAAGGGTTACGAATACCATCGATAGAAACAAAGCAGTATCCAAATCCACAGCCATGGCGTTACTGGACGTGGAGAAAGCATTTGATAATGTTTGGCACGACGCTCTAGTATTCAAAATGTACCGGTACAATTTTCCCAACTATGTGATCAAGATAGtccaaaactacctaaaaaatagaaaattccatGTTTCAATCCTCAACACTCAGTCTGATGCATTTGATATCCCTGCTGGAGTTCCACAGGGCAGCCTACTCGGCCCTATACTATATAGTCTCTACACCTCTGACTTCCCCCGATTGCCTGAAGGATGCCAACTGTGTCTTTTCGCCGACGATACTGCTGTCCTATGTAAGGGCCGTAAAACGCGACAGCTAACGAAGAAACTCCAGGATTGCCTCGCCACTATTACAACGTACATGGACAcatggaaaataaaaataaatgcggCTAAAACACAAGCAATACTGTTCCCATTGAGTCTCTCCCCCAAGCACATTCCACCTGCGGACTGTAAAATAAAAGTAAATGGCACTCAAATTGAATGGTCCAATGAGGTAGTGTACTTGGGACTCACGTTCGACAAAAAGATGCTCTTCAGTTCCCACATCGAAAAGACCAGGAATAAATGCAGCCTATTAGTGAAGAAATTATATCCTCTGattaaaagaaaatcaacactaaacattaaaaacaaaatagccGTGTATAAACAAATCATTCTGCCCACAATGTGTTATGCCATGCCAATATGGCAAAGGTGTGCAAATACTCATAAAAACAAGCTGCAGGTTCAAcaaaacaaatgtataaaaatGATTCTGGATCTTCCATGGCATACGAGCACTACAACAATTCACGAGCTAGCagaaataaaaactataggagAAAGTATCAACGCTATACGAAGCAAATTTATAGAAAAGTGTTCCACTTCGGAATTCCCACTAATTAACAGTTTGTTTAATATTTAGGTTAAGTTAGTATAAGTAGTCTTAAGTTAAATAACATAACTGCAAAAGTTGACCCACTACCATATcgaaagaaaaaatttaaaaatgtatatACACAATCAAAACGAAGATGAAAAGCAAAGCTGTATCACTTACTATGTAAAACATACAGAAATGTAAACCGAAATTAACCAATAAAACTTtaattgtcaaaaaaaaaaaaaaattgtcatttttgctaccaatcagtcagcgcagttcgcatcgagagcgttaacagcagcacaaccacgtcgttactatggcaccgaaagccagcggaaaggctgtgaaaaaatccggcggcggcggtggcaaggcacagaagaacatcgccacaaaagcaggaggaggagagaagaagaagcgaaagcaacgccgcaaggaaagctacgctatctacatctacaaggtgCTGAAGCAGGTCCATCCGGACACCGGTGTCTCGTCGAAGGCGATGAGCATCATGAATAGCTTCGTGAACGACATCTTCGAGCGTATTGCTAACGAAGCATCTCGTCTGGCCCATTACAACCGACGGTCGACGATCACCTCCCGCGAGGTACAGACCGCCGTTCGTTTGCTGTTACCGGGCGAGCTGGCCAAACATGCCGTATCGGAAGGTACCAAGGCCGTTACCAAGTATACCAGCTCGAAGTAAATCGTCGCCCGCCCCGCCGCCGGATGTCACACACCATCGTcatcggcccttttcagggccaccaaaacacgttctggtaaagagttgaattgaaatgtacacatagtttatataaacattagttgttgttgtttgtttgtttcattagagctaaaaaggttgtcatttttttctctgtccatttttcaaatcaaaTGTGTTTTGCTGTAGTTTGTGGAAGTAGTCTTTCCCCTTACCGCGCTAGTTGACTGTTTTTCGTTAAGACGGAAAACGGTCTTTTTGTCGTctattctattcagtttaaaacagCCCATTATATGACCGACCCCCAGCGTGTGAGAAAATTCTGCCGCAAAAAGAACACACttctggatcatacttgttaaTACAATAAACTTCCCAGTCTTCAAACTTTTGATCTTCGTAGAAACCGTACCCAACACAATTTGTAATCTCAAAGTTGATCGATCAATACAATACGTTCGCCAATTTAGGCTAAAAAATCGGTAATTAtcgttcgttcgtttgtttattgtgccagccaatttttctctgttttattATAGCCAAAATAAGCGCGTTGTTTGCTAATCAGAGTAATATTATACTTGCTCTGTTTGTTTGCTAGGGCAACAGAAAACCACGGCCTACTATTAATTTACCTGTACGTACGTTTATCTGAGCAAGAAACCGCGCCTATTTACTATAGTGATTTGTTTAATCAAACTAACGACTGATTTATCTTGCCAATCGGCGGGCCAGTTGAATGCGGGTGTGCTGCTCAAGCTAGAAAACTCATGGGGGGAACGGAGCATTGACGGAAAATAAGCATCAATCAAttctttacaattttgttagtcctgaaaaggactgttgttttgggaggacgcgcacgttgtcgggaatttacttcttgccggcggtgaccttcttcggggcggtggcggccttctttggcttaggggccttcggcttgttcgctgcagccttcgatggttTGGTGGCTTTCTGTTTAGTGGCAGCCGTTACCGCCTTGGCAGGGGCAGCAGCTTTCGTTTTCTTCGCAGCCGATTTCTTAGCGGCCGGGATCGCCGCCTTTGGCTTGCTGGTcttctcaccaccaccaccagccggcggatttttcttctctccggatttagtagccgatttcttcggttttttcgctgcacccgatggtggtttcttatcgccgccagccggtttctttgcttcgaccgtcaccttaaacgatccggaagcaccggtacccttggtctgggtgatgtttcccttctcgacacccgttttcaaagccttccggataaacggagccagcctggcgacgtcacacatgtagttggcggcgatgtactttttgatcgcctgcagtgatgatccgctccgttccttcagggtccggatggcagccagaaccatctcactcactggtggatgggttgaagattttttcggttTCTTGGCGTCACTCTTGCTAGCCTTGGCCGCCTGCTTCGGTGGTGCTTTGGCAGCTGGCGGAGAGGCGACGACGGCAGGGGCCGTAGCAGCAACGTCGATAGCAGTTTCAGCCATTGCGCGTTCGTTTCGTTTGGTTTTCTTCCACACACAgttgtagacgacgaattgATGGATGGACGATGCACGATGATGCAAGTCTGCGAATATGGTAACCGAGGGCCCGGTGTCTGTTGTTTAGGATCGTATTCATCGGCTCTGTTTGGGAAAGCGTAGATGACGGTTGAAAGTTACTATTCGATCGGTGCCGGTAAAATTTTACGGACTGTTGTTTTAAATCAACTCGAATCGAATTACTGCTTGTGAAAAGTACACTGGAAGTTTGCTTTCAATTTACTGCACTGTCCGCACCGTCCAAACTAACACCCGCTGAACATTCTATTTTAAGCGTATGGGCGCATATTATCAAATCATGTATCCGACTATGGCGGCACGTGCAAACTGAATTGTGGTAAATAGGTTAATTTGAACCTTCTAGCAATTGGAAAACCTTTTCGGTGCTAtccaatcgaaagaaaacttctctctatataaaattatttcatttttgtatatatttgctcgagcggaagtgctcgtaatttggcgacctgcggaaaacgtttcggtcggctggtcctttgctgaaaactttcgttattaaaattactaaaaagaAAAAGCTAACGGGTGGCAACACaaatttcggattttttttttttcgcaacctgtcaaaaaaaaaaaaagacaaacgaTTTGATTGAAATCGAAATTAGAAGATACGTTCTCCATTGTTGACCAAAAATTAGTGAACATTTCAAACCGATCCGTAATTGGATGCTGTTCGACGAAGTTTCCGTTTGATGTCGGAACAGGCGCGTAGTACGGCGTCTACGTCAACTTTGCTAATGCATTTCGTGATCTTCTACCAATCAACTGTTTGCAATTCGTGGctctcataacaaaaaaaaaactcccgCAGAAATCGGCGATAGGGCGACACTGAAGCAAATTGTGAAGCGGGCTGTGATTTTTAGGGTACAAATGGGATCGAATGGGCATTCGGGAGCGATTGTGTTTTTTTGGCCAGGCAAACAGCTTTCTTcgtgcaaaacaaaatatttacgcaaaataatttttatcaacCGGCAAGCGGCAATGAGATTGCCGCGTCGAAAGGTGTTGTAAACAGTCGATGAcgcaacattttcgcttttaaaaTATTGTACCGTACACTTTTCGCCGGGGGATCCTGTGTTGCTCGTAGAACCGTACAACGCGCTTGCGAAATGCTTTCTTGTTTCGAcggcagagagagagagagagagagagagagagagagagagagaataccttgaaaaaaaatccaacattttAGTTGCGGATTTTGATTTTAGTGCACTAATCATCAGTGTTATTTCGCATTGCTTAGGCTAactcaaaattctattatttagAATATACTGATCAACTCGCTACATCGTTCTGTAGCAGACTTCTCGCATACATAGTCGTCGACATGGCTGTAAGCTAATAAACCGCACGCGTCGACCATCACATCgaaggtgcttcagcgcacgcatcgatgggaacgattgtcccccgacgcagATCACAAACTGGTCTTTTTTACGATTGCTCAATCTCTCtccctgtgtgtgtgtgtgtgtgtgtgtgtgtgtgtgtgtgtgtgtgtgtgtgtgtgtgtgtgtgtgttgtaatTGCTTCCTTGTTTGATACAGTACTAACTCACCAGCCATCAACTTTACCTAACTTTCAGACCAGTTAAAGGTACGCAAATTCATAGGTAGACACAGATAGGTGAAAGCGTGGTAAGCTGAAACGAGCGCGCGCGAACAAAAGAGTCGGTCGGCGGTTCGTTGCTATCGAGAAACGAGCAGTTTTGTCCCATGATACGCAAGCTCAggagaaagaaaaaggaaatgcGTATATGAAAAAAAAGGGAAACCCAGCGACTGAGCGCGTTGTCGTAACACTGGTCTCTCGCATATCAATCAAAATCGCACACTAAACAGTACGCCCCTGCAACATgaatgaaaatatgaaggatacatttcaaactaattcttttttctaaacatttggtggccctgaaaagggccttttgtgttGTCGTGAACGGTAGAGGgcttaaccaccaaaaccgtACAATGTGCGTCCCTGGCGTTTAAGCGCATAGACGACATCCATCGCAGTGACGGTCTTCCGTTTGGCATGTTCAGTGTACGTCACAGCGTCCCGGATAACGTTTTCCAGAAAAATCTTCAGCACACCACGGGTTTCCTCGTATATCAAACCGGAGATTCGCTTCACTCCTCCACGTCGAGCCAGACGACGAATGGCGGGTTTGGTGATGCCCTGGATGTTGTCACGAAGCACCTTGCGGTGCCGCTTAGCGCCTCCCTTGCCGAGCCCTTTGCCTCCTTTGCCACGGCCAGTCATCTTCTTGGTTGTAGGTAATAACTTAGTAGGCTAGCACAGCACACCtgcagcagtagcagcagcagcgagatTCCAATACCGAATGTTGCAATTCGGCCCATTGAGTAGCGCTTTTATACTGATGCACACACATTCTCAGTCGCCGCCGCGCTGGCATAGGTAGATTACCATGGCTATCTATATGCTTGCAGATGTGTTGGTTTGAAGGGGAAATAGCGCGAACACGAAGTTCACTGTTGCCACTGTTTTAGTATCTTGGGATTGCCGAAATCTGCTTTATCCGGACTAATGCTGACATGGTAGCATTTTCCCTGGAAAACGATTGCCCGGAAATTGATTCtcctgaaaaagaaagaaagaaaaagtaaatcgaAAATAGCAGACTCTACTCTACAAACGggtttttttaaaagatttttaaagattttctatACATCCGTCTACATGGTACGTTATTTTGGCTTCTATGGTACTTAAATATCGATATCTGATACTGATCTATGATGGAACAAATTGTTACTGTTGAACAAACCATTTCTGGTTTGATATTCTTCTActgttggaattttattgatttctaggcgattttttgctcatacatagtttttctttttaggaatgtttttttgcaaatctgatgaaaagctgaaaaattCAAGTCTGGCAACACTGGCTCCGGAATGGAAATGGTGGGGGAAGTATAGTAGCCGAATCGAACCGTATACAGAACGAAAAGGCACATGGCACGGACACGAGCGAGACAGGCGATAGTAGTGTTTATTCGcgactataaaaaaaatcggtcggtCTGTTTTGGTCATCATTCGTCGTTTGAACAGCATCACAGTGGTAGCTACTACTG
The Topomyia yanbarensis strain Yona2022 unplaced genomic scaffold, ASM3024719v1 HiC_scaffold_600, whole genome shotgun sequence DNA segment above includes these coding regions:
- the LOC131696029 gene encoding histone H4-like; the protein is MTGRGKGGKGLGKGGAKRHRKVLRDNIQGITKPAIRRLARRGGVKRISGLIYEETRGVLKIFLENVIRDAVTYTEHAKRKTVTAMDVVYALKRQGRTLYGFGG
- the LOC131696023 gene encoding histone H2A-like, translating into MSARGKGGKAKGKPKSRSVRAGLQFPVGRIHRLLRKGNYAERVGAGAPVYLAAVMEYLAAEVLELAGNAARDNKKTRIIPRHLQLAIRNDEELNKLLSGVTIAQGGVLPNIQAVLLPKKTEKRASAAT
- the LOC131696024 gene encoding histone H3, with translation MARTKQTARKSTGGKAPRKQLATKAARKSAPATGGVKKPHRYRPGTVALREIRRYQKSTELLIRKLPFQRLVREIAQDFKTDLRFQSSAVMALQEASEAYLVGLFEDTNLCAIHAKRVTIMPKDIQLARRIRGERA
- the LOC131696025 gene encoding histone H2B-like; its protein translation is MAPKASGKAVKKSGGGGGKAQKNIATKAGGGEKKKRKQRRKESYAIYIYKVLKQVHPDTGVSSKAMSIMNSFVNDIFERIANEASRLAHYNRRSTITSREVQTAVRLLLPGELAKHAVSEGTKAVTKYTSSK